One window of the Peptacetobacter hiranonis genome contains the following:
- a CDS encoding phosphopentomutase produces MSKYKRIFVVVVDSLGIGEMADAAKYGDSGADTLGHIVENEGTNMPNLHKLGIANLKELKGLAPVENPIGKYMALNEKSVGKDTMTGHWEMMGLNVEKPFKTFTETGFPDELIEELEKRCGRKIIGNKSASGTAIIEELGEEEIEKGHLIVYTSADSVLQICGNEETMGLENLYKYCEIARELTLKDEWKVGRVIARPYIGMKKGEFKRTSNRHDYALKPFGKTVLNQLKDNGYDVISVGKINDIFDGEGITESNRSKSSVQGMEQTIEIADRDFNGLCFVNLVDFDALWGHRRNPKGYSEEIERFDEKLGELLNHLNEEDLLIVTADHGNDPTFKGTDHTRERVPFIAYSPAFENGGKMEDASTFAVIGATIADNFGVEMPENTIGYSVLENL; encoded by the coding sequence ATGAGTAAATATAAACGTATATTTGTCGTTGTAGTAGATTCACTTGGAATAGGAGAAATGGCAGATGCAGCTAAATATGGAGATAGTGGAGCAGATACTTTAGGTCATATAGTTGAAAATGAAGGAACAAATATGCCTAATCTTCATAAACTTGGTATAGCCAATCTTAAAGAATTAAAAGGACTAGCTCCTGTAGAAAATCCAATTGGAAAATACATGGCTCTAAATGAAAAAAGTGTAGGAAAAGACACTATGACAGGACATTGGGAAATGATGGGATTAAATGTTGAAAAACCATTTAAGACATTTACAGAAACAGGATTTCCAGATGAACTTATAGAAGAGCTTGAAAAAAGATGTGGTAGAAAAATAATTGGTAACAAAAGTGCAAGTGGAACAGCGATAATAGAAGAACTAGGTGAAGAAGAAATAGAAAAAGGTCACTTAATTGTATACACTTCAGCAGACTCTGTATTACAGATATGTGGTAATGAAGAAACAATGGGACTTGAAAATCTTTATAAATACTGTGAAATAGCTAGAGAACTTACATTAAAAGATGAATGGAAAGTTGGAAGAGTAATAGCTAGACCATATATAGGTATGAAAAAAGGAGAATTTAAAAGAACTTCTAATAGACATGACTATGCGCTAAAACCATTTGGAAAAACAGTTTTAAATCAGTTAAAAGACAACGGATATGATGTAATATCTGTTGGTAAAATAAATGATATATTTGATGGAGAAGGAATAACTGAGTCAAATCGTTCAAAATCATCTGTTCAGGGAATGGAACAGACTATAGAAATAGCGGATAGAGATTTTAATGGGCTTTGCTTTGTAAATCTAGTTGATTTTGATGCATTATGGGGACATAGAAGAAATCCAAAAGGATATAGTGAAGAGATAGAAAGATTTGATGAAAAGTTAGGAGAACTTTTAAATCATCTAAATGAAGAGGACTTACTTATAGTAACAGCAGACCATGGTAATGACCCTACATTTAAAGGTACTGACCATACAAGAGAAAGAGTTCCATTTATAGCATATTCACCAGCGTTCGAAAATGGTGGAAAAATGGAAGATGCAAGTACATTTGCTGTAATAGGTGCGACTATAGCAGATAACTTTGGTGTAGAAATGCCTGAAAATACTATAGGATACTCAGTATTAGAAAATCTTTAG
- the atpD gene encoding F0F1 ATP synthase subunit beta gives MANKGKVVQVIGAVIDVKFNSGRELPNLFNAIEIEMKDGHKVVAEVTQHIGDDTARCISMNATDGMVRGADAIDTGAPISVPVGKETLGRVFNVLGNAVDRKGELEGVERMPIHRQSPDFDELETHAEILETGIKVVDLLAPYLKGGKIGLFGGAGVGKTVLIQELINNIAKQHGGISVFSGVGERTREGNDLYQEMTESGVLSKTAMVFGQMNEPPGARMRVALTGLTMAEYFRDEEHQDVLLFIDNIFRFTQAGSEVSALLGRMPSAVGYQPTLATEMGALQERITSTKDGSITSVQAVYVPADDLTDPAPATTFSHLDAKTVLSRQISSQGIYPAVDPLESTSRVLDPKIVGEEHYKTAREVQSILQRYRELQDIIAILGMDELSDEDKLTVARARKIQKFLSQPFAVAEQFTGKEGKYVPIKETVRGFREILDGKHDDVPESAFLFAGTIDDVTARVQNA, from the coding sequence ATGGCGAATAAAGGTAAAGTAGTGCAGGTAATAGGTGCCGTAATAGACGTAAAGTTTAACAGCGGTAGAGAACTTCCAAACCTATTCAATGCAATTGAAATAGAAATGAAAGATGGCCATAAAGTTGTAGCAGAGGTTACACAGCATATCGGTGACGATACAGCTAGATGTATATCTATGAATGCTACAGATGGTATGGTAAGAGGAGCAGATGCTATAGATACAGGTGCTCCAATAAGTGTACCAGTTGGTAAAGAAACTTTAGGAAGAGTATTCAATGTATTAGGAAATGCAGTTGATAGAAAAGGTGAACTTGAAGGTGTAGAAAGAATGCCTATACATAGACAGTCTCCAGATTTCGATGAACTAGAAACACATGCTGAAATACTTGAAACAGGAATAAAAGTAGTAGACCTTTTAGCACCATATCTAAAAGGCGGTAAAATAGGTCTATTTGGTGGTGCAGGTGTTGGTAAAACAGTACTAATACAGGAGCTTATAAACAATATAGCTAAGCAGCATGGTGGTATATCAGTATTCTCAGGAGTTGGAGAAAGAACAAGAGAGGGTAATGACTTATACCAGGAAATGACTGAATCAGGAGTTTTATCAAAAACTGCAATGGTGTTCGGGCAGATGAATGAGCCACCTGGAGCCAGAATGAGAGTTGCATTAACTGGTCTTACAATGGCAGAGTACTTTAGAGATGAAGAACATCAGGACGTACTTTTATTCATAGATAATATATTCAGATTTACTCAGGCGGGTTCAGAAGTTTCAGCACTTCTAGGACGTATGCCTTCAGCAGTTGGTTACCAGCCAACACTAGCTACAGAAATGGGTGCTTTACAGGAAAGAATAACATCTACAAAAGATGGTTCTATAACATCAGTTCAGGCAGTATACGTGCCAGCCGATGACCTTACTGACCCAGCTCCAGCTACAACATTCTCACATCTAGATGCTAAGACAGTTCTTTCAAGACAGATATCTTCTCAGGGTATATATCCTGCAGTTGATCCACTTGAATCAACATCAAGAGTACTAGATCCTAAAATAGTTGGAGAAGAACATTACAAAACAGCTAGGGAAGTTCAGTCTATACTTCAGAGATATAGAGAGCTTCAGGATATAATAGCGATATTAGGTATGGATGAATTATCAGATGAAGATAAATTAACTGTTGCAAGAGCTAGAAAGATACAGAAATTCCTTTCTCAGCCGTTTGCTGTTGCTGAACAGTTTACTGGAAAAGAAGGTAAATATGTTCCAATAAAAGAAACAGTTAGAGGATTCAGAGAAATATTAGATGGAAAACACGACGATGTTCCTGAATCAGCATTCTTATTTGCTGGAACAATAGATGATGTAACTGCTAGAGTGCAGAATGCATAG
- a CDS encoding FoF1 ATP synthase subunit delta/epsilon encodes MENSLHLKIITPNKTFYDGDIDSVIVKTTGGERQILKNRRPFSAEIIEGNIKIKSEKSTELVFSTGGFISSEYENVVILTKMAKNVD; translated from the coding sequence ATGGAAAATTCATTACATTTAAAAATAATTACTCCAAACAAGACTTTCTATGATGGGGATATTGATTCTGTTATAGTAAAAACAACTGGAGGAGAAAGACAGATTTTAAAAAATAGACGTCCATTTTCGGCTGAAATAATTGAAGGAAATATAAAAATAAAATCAGAAAAATCTACTGAGCTAGTATTTTCTACAGGTGGATTTATAAGTTCTGAATATGAAAATGTAGTAATTCTTACAAAAATGGCTAAAAATGTAGATTAG
- a CDS encoding NupC/NupG family nucleoside CNT transporter, translating to MKAILNLLGIVVVLGILWLISWKRKDVSFKMLLKGMIAQFIIALILVKVPAGRMVVSKISDAVTGVINCGSNGLSFVFGSLADSSAPTGMIFAVQVLGNIVFLSALVSLLYYIGVLNFVVKWIGKAVGWIMGSSEVESFVAVANMFLGQTDSPILISKYLNKMTDSEIMVVLVSGMGSMSVSILGGYTALGIPMEYLLIASALVPIGSIMVSKIIFPQTEEVHEVGDIKMDNKGNNANVIEAVSEGAVTGMQMALSMGASLIAMVALVALINKGLGVFGISLEQIFSYVFAPFGALMGLDPSEILMEGNLLGSKLVINEFVAFEQLGKIISSMDPRTAIMAIISLCGFANFSSLGICVSGIGILCPEKKSTLARLVFRAMIGGVAVSLLSAMTVGFIMLF from the coding sequence ATGAAAGCAATATTAAATTTACTGGGAATCGTAGTAGTACTAGGAATACTTTGGTTAATATCTTGGAAAAGAAAAGACGTATCATTCAAAATGCTTTTAAAAGGTATGATAGCTCAGTTCATCATAGCTTTAATACTTGTAAAAGTTCCAGCAGGTAGAATGGTAGTTTCAAAAATATCTGATGCTGTAACAGGAGTTATAAACTGTGGTTCAAATGGATTATCTTTCGTATTCGGTTCACTAGCAGATAGTTCAGCACCAACAGGTATGATATTCGCTGTACAGGTACTAGGAAACATAGTTTTCTTATCAGCACTTGTAAGTTTACTTTACTATATAGGTGTACTTAACTTTGTAGTTAAATGGATAGGAAAAGCAGTTGGTTGGATAATGGGAAGCTCAGAAGTTGAAAGTTTCGTAGCAGTTGCCAATATGTTCTTAGGTCAGACAGACAGTCCAATATTAATAAGTAAGTATTTGAATAAAATGACAGACAGTGAAATTATGGTCGTACTAGTATCTGGAATGGGAAGTATGTCAGTTTCAATATTAGGTGGATATACAGCGCTTGGAATTCCAATGGAATATCTATTAATAGCGAGTGCACTAGTTCCAATAGGAAGTATAATGGTTTCAAAAATAATATTCCCTCAGACAGAAGAAGTTCACGAAGTTGGGGATATAAAAATGGATAACAAAGGGAACAATGCAAACGTAATAGAAGCTGTTTCTGAAGGTGCAGTAACAGGTATGCAGATGGCATTATCAATGGGAGCTTCTCTAATAGCAATGGTTGCATTAGTTGCATTAATAAATAAAGGTTTAGGTGTATTTGGAATAAGTTTAGAGCAGATTTTCTCTTATGTATTTGCACCATTTGGAGCACTTATGGGATTAGATCCATCAGAAATACTAATGGAAGGAAATCTTTTAGGAAGCAAACTTGTAATAAACGAATTCGTAGCATTTGAACAGTTAGGTAAAATAATATCTAGTATGGATCCAAGAACTGCTATAATGGCTATAATATCACTTTGTGGATTTGCTAACTTCTCAAGCTTAGGTATATGTGTATCTGGTATAGGTATACTTTGCCCAGAGAAAAAAAGCACACTAGCTAGATTAGTTTTCAGAGCTATGATAGGTGGGGTTGCAGTAAGTTTACTAAGTGCAATGACAGTAGGATTTATAATGCTATTCTAA
- a CDS encoding peptide MFS transporter: protein MGNDSVKHPKGLYACGLVFTCERFAYYGSKSLLLLFLATAVAEGGLGLDAADAAVIGANLMAFTYLAPVIGGVISDRWLGARYCVVIGALIMAGGWFIGYFATSVMHVHALIAVVSIGTGLFKNQLNAMVGELYTDNAQKDSAFSILYSFVNVGSFFGSLILGYLCANTFATTVDGNLVQGFQKCFGLSGVMMLVATVVSVLGWRVLGDAGKLPQKMLSHGDEEKKVLSAEEANRALTSEEKKRVIAIVIISAFTIIFWTAYYQASTSVLLYMNTYVNMNIGSFPVPPVWIETTLNGLLCILLGPVMAAIWTKLSKRPQGDLTMIQKVSLGFIFLGVAFVFMIGAEFTRGVGAPETAKASVVWLIGFTVFQTIGEMCFSPLGNSMVSKHAPAKYLTVLMGVWTIATFFASKASGYVQGIMESMGMMQVFIAIPVILIVSAVLLLVFDKKLEAMLTAGQK from the coding sequence ATGGGAAATGATTCAGTAAAACACCCTAAAGGGTTATACGCTTGTGGATTAGTATTCACTTGTGAAAGATTCGCATACTACGGATCAAAATCGCTATTATTATTATTCTTAGCTACAGCCGTTGCTGAAGGTGGTCTTGGATTAGACGCTGCAGATGCTGCAGTAATCGGGGCTAACTTAATGGCTTTCACTTACCTAGCACCAGTTATAGGTGGGGTAATATCAGACAGATGGTTAGGAGCTAGATACTGTGTTGTTATAGGTGCTCTTATAATGGCAGGTGGATGGTTCATAGGATACTTTGCAACATCTGTTATGCACGTTCATGCATTAATCGCAGTAGTTTCAATAGGAACAGGTCTATTCAAAAACCAGTTAAATGCAATGGTTGGGGAATTATATACAGATAATGCTCAGAAAGACTCTGCTTTCTCTATATTATATTCATTCGTAAATGTTGGTTCATTCTTCGGATCTTTAATATTAGGATACTTATGTGCTAATACATTTGCTACAACTGTAGACGGAAACTTAGTTCAGGGATTCCAGAAATGTTTCGGTTTATCAGGAGTAATGATGTTAGTAGCTACAGTAGTTTCAGTTTTAGGATGGAGAGTATTAGGTGACGCTGGTAAATTACCACAGAAAATGCTTAGCCATGGTGATGAAGAGAAAAAAGTTCTTTCAGCTGAAGAAGCTAACAGAGCTTTAACTTCAGAAGAAAAGAAAAGAGTTATAGCTATAGTTATAATATCTGCATTCACAATAATATTCTGGACAGCTTACTATCAGGCATCTACTTCAGTTCTTCTTTACATGAACACTTATGTAAACATGAACATAGGTAGCTTCCCAGTACCACCAGTATGGATAGAAACTACTCTTAACGGATTACTTTGTATATTACTTGGACCTGTTATGGCTGCTATATGGACTAAATTATCTAAGAGACCTCAGGGTGACTTAACTATGATCCAGAAAGTTTCTTTAGGATTTATATTCCTAGGTGTAGCATTCGTATTCATGATAGGTGCAGAATTCACAAGAGGAGTTGGTGCTCCAGAAACAGCTAAAGCTTCAGTTGTATGGTTAATAGGATTCACAGTATTCCAGACTATAGGTGAAATGTGCTTCTCTCCACTAGGAAACTCAATGGTTTCTAAACATGCTCCAGCTAAATACTTAACAGTATTAATGGGTGTTTGGACAATAGCAACATTCTTCGCTTCTAAAGCTTCAGGATACGTTCAGGGTATAATGGAATCAATGGGTATGATGCAGGTATTCATAGCTATACCAGTTATACTAATAGTATCAGCTGTATTACTTCTTGTATTCGATAAAAAACTTGAAGCAATGCTTACAGCAGGACAGAAATAA
- a CDS encoding GntR family transcriptional regulator — translation MIPEISSEKQKKLKHVKVYDQLFKKIQDGVYPPGSKLPSEPNLAEQMGVSRMTLRRALALLQEDGLISNIQGKGNYIKELHTISKNFGMEKLQHPFYACYNDEIDDLEIEFRIEPATDAISKNLERKTAAVVISDRWYKFDGVTKGYSLSFIPIETISEYDVDLNDINNLKDFMEDRIYSIASKSSCELSFTTTGNFTAIKYELSHDEMFILILETLYNSNGNVIISTKHYIPLTMFRMHLNVINKLSE, via the coding sequence ATGATACCAGAGATTTCATCTGAAAAACAAAAAAAATTAAAACATGTCAAAGTTTACGATCAATTATTTAAAAAAATACAGGACGGTGTTTATCCTCCAGGATCAAAACTTCCATCAGAACCAAATCTAGCTGAACAGATGGGCGTTAGTAGGATGACACTTAGAAGAGCTCTTGCACTCTTACAAGAGGACGGACTTATTTCTAATATTCAGGGTAAGGGAAATTATATTAAAGAGCTTCACACTATAAGCAAAAATTTTGGAATGGAAAAACTTCAACATCCTTTCTATGCTTGTTACAATGATGAGATAGATGATTTAGAAATAGAATTTAGAATAGAGCCTGCAACCGATGCAATATCAAAGAACTTAGAAAGAAAAACTGCCGCAGTTGTTATATCTGATAGATGGTATAAATTTGATGGTGTAACTAAAGGCTATTCTCTTAGTTTTATCCCTATAGAAACTATTTCTGAGTACGATGTAGATTTAAATGATATAAATAACCTAAAAGATTTTATGGAGGATAGGATTTATTCTATTGCTTCTAAAAGCAGTTGTGAACTTAGTTTTACTACTACAGGTAACTTTACAGCTATAAAATACGAACTTTCACACGATGAAATGTTCATACTTATACTAGAAACACTTTATAACAGCAATGGAAATGTAATAATTTCCACTAAACACTACATCCCACTTACAATGTTTAGAATGCATTTAAACGTAATAAATAAATTAAGTGAATAA
- the atpG gene encoding ATP synthase F1 subunit gamma yields MAGVGTKEIKRRKASIESTRQITSAMNLVSSSKLMKAREKAERSKPYAYELYDMMIRTAADVKSSCKEFVEKREVKRRCFIAVAGDRGLAGGYNVNIFKSVMELRDPEKDMVVPVGKKACEYFTKKGFEIPFKIESTEHCVFDEMHEITQNLIQLYEDKEIDEIYFIYTKFRSALVQTVREKRLFPVELETLKQDEKKLDERERRNNPKKVEPRRQYLPSAEAIFKRLISEYTASQVYNGIRESFASEQASRRNAMQSATDSADEMLNKLEAEYNRARQSSITREITEIAGGAEALK; encoded by the coding sequence ATGGCAGGAGTCGGAACTAAAGAGATAAAAAGAAGAAAGGCGAGTATAGAAAGTACTAGACAGATAACTAGTGCGATGAATCTTGTTTCTTCTTCTAAATTGATGAAAGCTAGAGAAAAAGCAGAAAGATCAAAACCATATGCGTATGAATTATACGATATGATGATTAGAACTGCTGCAGATGTAAAATCATCTTGTAAAGAATTTGTCGAAAAAAGAGAAGTTAAAAGAAGATGTTTTATAGCTGTTGCAGGAGATAGAGGTCTTGCTGGTGGATATAATGTAAATATCTTCAAATCTGTAATGGAACTACGGGATCCTGAAAAGGATATGGTTGTTCCAGTTGGTAAAAAAGCTTGTGAGTATTTTACTAAAAAAGGATTTGAAATACCTTTCAAAATAGAAAGCACAGAGCACTGCGTATTTGATGAGATGCATGAGATAACTCAAAATCTTATACAATTATACGAAGATAAAGAAATAGACGAGATATATTTCATATATACAAAATTTAGATCAGCTCTTGTACAGACAGTAAGAGAAAAAAGATTATTCCCAGTAGAGCTTGAAACGCTTAAACAAGACGAAAAGAAATTAGACGAAAGAGAAAGAAGAAATAATCCTAAGAAGGTAGAACCTAGAAGACAGTATCTTCCTTCTGCAGAGGCTATATTCAAAAGACTAATTTCTGAGTACACAGCATCTCAGGTTTATAATGGAATAAGAGAATCTTTTGCCTCTGAGCAGGCTTCTAGAAGAAATGCTATGCAGTCTGCAACAGATAGTGCGGATGAAATGTTAAATAAATTAGAAGCAGAATACAATAGAGCAAGACAGTCATCTATAACACGGGAAATAACAGAAATAGCCGGTGGAGCAGAGGCTCTTAAATAA
- the deoC gene encoding deoxyribose-phosphate aldolase, with protein MEQSKIINMVDHTLLKQTSTWEQIKLLCDQGMDKNAASVCIPPYFVKAAKEYTEGKLPICTVIGFPNGNMTTAVKVFETEDAVKNGADEIDMVINIGLVKEGKYDEVLKEINEIKAACHGKLLKVIIETCLLTEEEKIKMCEVVTKSDAEYIKTSTGFSTGGATIEDIKLMKKYCGADLKIKAAGGIKSFEDAEEFIKAGADRLGTSRLVK; from the coding sequence ATGGAACAGAGCAAAATAATAAACATGGTAGACCATACTCTATTAAAACAGACATCAACATGGGAACAGATAAAATTATTATGTGATCAGGGAATGGATAAAAATGCAGCTTCTGTATGCATACCTCCATACTTTGTAAAAGCAGCAAAAGAATATACAGAAGGTAAATTACCAATATGTACAGTAATAGGATTCCCTAATGGAAATATGACTACAGCTGTAAAAGTATTCGAAACTGAAGATGCTGTTAAAAACGGTGCTGATGAAATAGACATGGTAATAAACATAGGTCTAGTTAAAGAAGGAAAATATGACGAAGTGCTAAAAGAAATAAATGAAATAAAAGCAGCTTGTCATGGAAAATTATTAAAAGTAATAATAGAAACTTGCCTTCTAACAGAAGAAGAAAAAATAAAAATGTGTGAAGTAGTTACAAAATCAGATGCAGAATATATAAAAACATCTACTGGTTTCTCAACTGGAGGAGCTACAATAGAAGATATAAAATTAATGAAAAAATATTGTGGAGCTGATTTAAAAATAAAAGCTGCTGGTGGAATAAAATCTTTTGAAGATGCAGAAGAATTTATAAAAGCTGGGGCAGATAGACTAGGAACAAGTAGACTAGTAAAATAA
- the udp gene encoding uridine phosphorylase, translated as MQNYSGEVGLQYHLQIRPGDVGRYVILPGDPKRCEKIAKHFDNAVLVADSREYVTYTGYLDGEKVSVTSTGIGGPSASIAMEELRLCGADTFVRVGTCGGIDIDVKGGDIVVATGAIRMEGTSREYAPIEFPAVADLEVTNALVAAAKKLGYTYHAGVVQCKDAFYGQHEPERMPVSYELLNKWEAWKRLGCKASEMESAALFIAASHLGVRCGSNFLVVGNQERNAAGLENPIVHDTESAIKVGVEALRILIKEDRENNK; from the coding sequence ATGCAGAATTATTCAGGAGAAGTTGGATTACAGTATCATTTACAGATAAGACCAGGAGATGTTGGACGTTACGTTATACTTCCAGGAGATCCTAAAAGATGTGAAAAAATAGCAAAACATTTCGATAACGCAGTACTAGTTGCTGATAGTAGAGAATATGTTACATATACAGGATACCTTGATGGAGAAAAAGTAAGTGTTACATCAACAGGTATAGGTGGTCCATCAGCATCAATAGCAATGGAAGAACTTAGACTTTGTGGTGCGGATACATTTGTAAGAGTTGGTACTTGCGGTGGAATAGATATAGATGTAAAAGGTGGAGATATAGTAGTAGCTACAGGTGCTATAAGAATGGAAGGTACTTCAAGAGAATACGCTCCAATAGAATTCCCAGCAGTTGCTGACTTAGAAGTAACTAATGCTTTAGTTGCAGCAGCTAAAAAATTAGGATATACATATCATGCAGGAGTTGTTCAGTGTAAAGATGCATTCTACGGACAGCATGAACCAGAAAGAATGCCAGTTAGTTATGAACTTTTAAATAAATGGGAAGCTTGGAAAAGATTAGGATGTAAAGCTTCAGAAATGGAATCAGCTGCATTATTTATAGCAGCAAGTCATTTAGGTGTTCGTTGTGGATCTAACTTCTTAGTTGTAGGAAACCAGGAAAGAAACGCAGCTGGATTAGAAAACCCAATAGTACACGATACAGAAAGTGCTATAAAAGTTGGAGTAGAAGCACTTCGTATATTAATAAAAGAAGATAGAGAAAACAATAAATAG
- a CDS encoding FUSC family protein — protein sequence MKKKSNEKSKFIEKIKHNTFRFLAMMGFIMVYMAIFGQENTLPGVAIYVGIMMFPKMNTGIKLYDMLIMVAILFLGSGIVAQIGVISPWLALPLNIIYIFITMIVTTEPAPYRMNMVFLLPLLFCQSVPVTIDLFPKRMLGMLIATVITVVVTYIEWKKRGYGKEGRTLKEQIKEGIKYIDVSARMAIGVSLAILIAALMNSAKPLWISIVVMSLTQIDTSDMVDRIKYRTTATVCGIFFFSIVFGYIFPVEYAAVLVMILGYVGFFIDKYKYKQFINFISSINASLIIFNAETAMVNRFVGLFIGIAIVLVLHIISSGTKLLLEKISDKEIDLIDVEY from the coding sequence TTGAAGAAAAAAAGTAATGAAAAGAGTAAATTTATAGAAAAAATTAAACATAATACATTTAGATTTTTAGCGATGATGGGATTTATAATGGTATATATGGCTATTTTTGGTCAGGAGAATACTTTACCTGGGGTTGCAATATATGTTGGAATAATGATGTTCCCTAAGATGAATACAGGTATAAAGCTTTACGATATGCTTATTATGGTAGCGATACTATTTTTAGGATCTGGTATAGTTGCTCAAATTGGAGTAATCTCTCCATGGCTTGCATTACCACTTAATATTATATATATATTTATAACTATGATAGTAACTACGGAACCAGCTCCATACAGAATGAATATGGTATTTTTATTACCTCTTTTATTCTGTCAATCTGTTCCGGTAACTATTGACCTATTCCCTAAAAGAATGCTTGGAATGTTAATAGCAACAGTTATAACTGTTGTAGTTACATATATTGAATGGAAAAAAAGAGGTTATGGAAAAGAGGGAAGAACATTAAAAGAGCAGATAAAAGAAGGTATTAAATATATAGATGTATCTGCAAGAATGGCGATTGGAGTTTCATTAGCTATACTTATAGCTGCACTTATGAATTCTGCAAAACCATTATGGATTAGTATAGTTGTAATGTCTTTAACTCAGATAGATACAAGTGATATGGTAGATAGAATAAAATACAGAACTACAGCAACAGTGTGTGGAATATTCTTCTTCTCAATAGTATTTGGATATATATTCCCTGTCGAGTATGCAGCTGTCCTAGTAATGATACTTGGATATGTTGGGTTCTTTATAGATAAATACAAGTATAAACAGTTTATAAACTTTATATCATCAATAAATGCATCACTGATAATATTTAATGCAGAAACTGCTATGGTAAATAGATTTGTAGGTTTATTTATTGGGATAGCGATAGTACTTGTATTACATATAATAAGTAGTGGTACAAAATTATTATTAGAAAAAATAAGTGATAAAGAAATTGATTTAATTGACGTAGAATATTAA